A region of Thermococcus barossii DNA encodes the following proteins:
- a CDS encoding alkaline phosphatase family protein encodes MSDVKVVIIGLDGATWDVILPFVDEGKLPTFKKLLKEGSWGILRSTLPPVTVPAWPSFATGKNPAKLGVYNFLIVDNKTGKVRVVRSTDVKSKKIWDYLGFYGKTSIVLNHPVTYPPEKIKGIIVSGMLTPPDARDYTYPSEVAEELGTLGYIIEPNPEVVRTKWDTEEFMSELIRTIKKRTNTVIYLMQNYSWDFFFVLFRATDVVQHKQFQNKEKLLRVYSEIDKSLDAILQTIPENTVLVLMSDHGFCELRRYFNITKWLYEMGYIKIRKKEAHGEGSKIFMKTRITQTSILGILRKLHLDWIRKYIPVVIKSKLPASSVEIDLKESFVYPGILLTGASQYLSINREKVRDETEYEKLRDELILKLSSLKDPKTGESVIEAIYKKEDVYSGPYLHEAPDIIFLLKRGYGLTTFLDLTAPMFEDVNSPFGTHHLNGIVLFWGKGIKKGYGLRQGAEITDIAPTVLHIFGFPIPRDMDGRVLLQVFDDSAETLNRTPKYVDPEYYANLEKKTEEKQLKKTIKKLRLKGKL; translated from the coding sequence ATGTCTGATGTCAAGGTTGTAATAATTGGTTTGGATGGAGCAACGTGGGATGTAATCCTTCCATTTGTCGATGAAGGTAAACTCCCAACCTTCAAAAAGCTCCTCAAAGAGGGTTCCTGGGGAATTTTGAGGAGTACTCTTCCTCCAGTTACTGTGCCCGCATGGCCATCCTTTGCTACCGGAAAGAATCCAGCAAAACTGGGTGTATATAATTTCTTAATTGTTGACAATAAGACCGGGAAAGTTCGGGTTGTGAGATCTACCGACGTGAAATCTAAGAAGATATGGGATTATCTAGGTTTCTATGGGAAAACTTCAATAGTTCTGAATCACCCTGTTACGTATCCTCCCGAGAAGATTAAAGGTATAATTGTTTCTGGCATGCTAACTCCACCAGATGCTAGAGATTATACTTATCCTTCCGAAGTTGCAGAAGAGCTAGGAACACTTGGATACATCATAGAACCGAATCCTGAAGTTGTTAGGACTAAATGGGACACGGAGGAATTCATGAGCGAGCTGATAAGGACCATAAAAAAAAGGACGAACACTGTGATCTACTTAATGCAAAATTATTCTTGGGACTTTTTCTTTGTATTGTTCAGGGCTACTGATGTGGTTCAACATAAGCAGTTCCAGAATAAAGAGAAATTGCTTAGGGTATATTCTGAGATAGACAAAAGCTTGGACGCAATACTTCAGACTATCCCAGAGAATACTGTCCTTGTTTTGATGTCTGATCATGGGTTCTGCGAACTTAGAAGATACTTTAATATAACTAAGTGGCTCTACGAAATGGGATACATTAAAATTAGAAAGAAGGAGGCCCATGGAGAAGGCTCAAAAATCTTCATGAAAACGAGAATTACCCAAACTTCTATTTTAGGTATTCTGAGAAAGCTTCATCTGGATTGGATACGAAAGTACATCCCCGTAGTCATTAAGTCGAAGTTACCAGCATCTTCCGTGGAGATAGATCTCAAAGAAAGCTTTGTTTATCCTGGAATTCTGCTCACAGGGGCATCCCAATATCTCTCAATCAACCGTGAAAAAGTTCGAGATGAAACGGAATACGAAAAGCTTAGGGATGAATTGATTCTTAAGCTGTCTTCCCTTAAGGATCCAAAAACAGGGGAGAGTGTCATTGAAGCAATTTACAAAAAGGAGGACGTGTATTCTGGCCCATACTTACATGAGGCCCCCGATATTATTTTCTTATTGAAGAGAGGATATGGCCTGACTACATTCCTCGATCTAACGGCCCCTATGTTTGAGGATGTTAACTCTCCTTTTGGGACACATCATTTGAATGGAATAGTTCTTTTCTGGGGAAAGGGGATTAAGAAGGGGTATGGTCTTCGGCAGGGTGCAGAAATAACTGACATAGCCCCCACTGTACTTCATATTTTTGGATTCCCTATTCCTAGGGATATGGATGGAAGGGTTCTTCTACAAGTTTTTGACGACAGTGCAGAGACCTTGAACAGAACTCCCAAATACGTCGATCCTGAGTATTATGCAAACCTTGAAAAGAAAACAGAGGAAAAACAGCTAAAAAAAACAATCAAGAAGCTGAGGCTTAAAGGCAAACTCTAA
- a CDS encoding alkaline phosphatase family protein, with protein MEFEKKVREGMAETKKVFVIGLDSAPPELLFGRFLDDMPNVRRLLERSIYGPMKTGIPAITIPMWMVMVTGKTAGELGLYGFRHRTGYSYTDYWIAHSKKVKEPTVWDYLGERGRRSIIVGVPPTYPPKPIKGHLVSCFITPDASVDYTYPKELKGEIERLVGEYIFDVPFRKEAKDEVKEGIWEMTEKRFEVIRYLLQEKEWDYFHFVEIGLDRLHHAFWRYFDENHHLYPGKGNKYENVIPDYYKLLDKEIGETLKLIDLDETAVFIVSDHGIKGMDGNFAVNQWLIEEGLLKVRNPEVIHSGKVIRFESLEIDWKESTAWGWGGYYSRVFLNVLGREKEGRIPLSKFESVRDEVAEMIKSIRGPNGEKWDTKVFYPEDIYPIAKGSKPDIMVYFDNLNWRAAGTLGHPSNYLPENDTGPDDANHSELGVFSMYLPGMDESKHTQLTIYDFAPTVLRLFGIEEPLAGMHGRSIL; from the coding sequence ATGGAGTTTGAGAAGAAGGTTAGGGAGGGTATGGCGGAGACCAAGAAGGTCTTTGTGATAGGCCTTGACTCGGCCCCGCCGGAGCTCCTCTTCGGGCGCTTTCTTGACGACATGCCCAACGTCAGGAGGCTCCTTGAGCGCTCAATTTACGGCCCCATGAAGACGGGCATCCCGGCGATCACGATCCCCATGTGGATGGTCATGGTCACGGGCAAAACTGCCGGCGAGCTCGGTCTCTACGGCTTCAGACACAGGACGGGCTACAGCTACACCGACTACTGGATAGCTCACAGCAAGAAAGTTAAGGAGCCGACCGTGTGGGACTATCTCGGCGAGCGCGGGAGGAGGTCGATAATCGTTGGTGTACCCCCAACATACCCGCCAAAGCCGATAAAGGGCCATCTAGTTAGCTGCTTCATAACACCAGATGCGAGCGTTGATTACACATACCCGAAGGAGCTGAAGGGCGAGATAGAGAGGCTCGTGGGTGAGTACATCTTCGACGTCCCCTTCAGGAAAGAGGCCAAGGACGAGGTCAAGGAAGGCATCTGGGAGATGACGGAGAAGCGCTTCGAGGTTATCCGCTACCTCCTTCAGGAGAAGGAGTGGGACTACTTCCACTTCGTTGAGATAGGCCTCGACAGGCTTCACCACGCCTTCTGGCGTTACTTCGACGAGAACCATCACCTCTACCCTGGGAAGGGAAACAAATACGAGAACGTCATTCCAGACTACTACAAGCTACTGGACAAGGAGATAGGCGAGACGCTCAAGCTCATAGACCTCGACGAGACGGCCGTCTTCATAGTTTCCGATCACGGCATAAAAGGCATGGACGGCAACTTCGCCGTCAACCAGTGGCTCATCGAAGAGGGCCTGCTGAAGGTCAGGAACCCGGAGGTCATCCACAGCGGTAAGGTAATCCGCTTCGAGAGCCTTGAAATTGACTGGAAGGAGAGCACGGCCTGGGGATGGGGCGGCTACTACTCGCGTGTCTTCCTCAACGTCCTCGGAAGGGAGAAGGAGGGCAGAATACCCCTATCAAAGTTCGAAAGCGTCCGCGATGAGGTTGCGGAAATGATAAAGTCCATACGCGGCCCGAACGGCGAGAAGTGGGACACGAAGGTCTTCTATCCAGAGGACATCTACCCCATCGCAAAGGGAAGCAAGCCTGACATTATGGTCTACTTCGACAACCTCAACTGGAGAGCAGCAGGAACCCTCGGCCACCCGAGCAACTATTTACCTGAGAACGACACTGGTCCAGATGATGCGAACCACTCGGAGCTTGGAGTGTTTTCCATGTACCTGCCGGGCATGGACGAGTCAAAGCACACCCAGCTGACCATCTACGACTTCGCGCCGACGGTGCTCAGGCTCTTTGGAATAGAGGAGCCGCTGGCGGGAATGCATGGGAGGAGCATCCTCTGA
- the cysC gene encoding adenylyl-sulfate kinase — MSELRNLEKGFTIWLTGPSGAGKTTLAVKLAKKLREMGYRVEILDGDTIRKTLYPELGFSKEAREMHNRIVIHMAKLLSRNGVIAIVSLISPYRAVREHARKEIGNFIEVYVYAPLEVRIKRDPKGLYAKALRGEIKGLTGYDGVYEEPENPEVKVDSSKMTPEEEVELVIQKARELGYLP, encoded by the coding sequence ATGTCCGAGTTAAGAAACCTAGAGAAGGGGTTTACAATCTGGCTCACGGGGCCGAGCGGTGCCGGAAAGACTACTCTAGCTGTCAAACTTGCCAAGAAACTCAGAGAAATGGGCTACCGTGTGGAGATACTCGACGGCGACACGATAAGAAAGACGCTCTATCCTGAGCTCGGCTTTTCTAAGGAAGCGAGGGAGATGCACAACAGAATCGTCATCCATATGGCCAAGCTCCTCTCAAGAAACGGCGTTATAGCAATAGTCTCGCTGATCTCTCCGTATAGAGCGGTTAGAGAGCATGCAAGGAAGGAAATAGGAAACTTCATAGAGGTCTACGTCTACGCCCCGCTGGAGGTCAGGATCAAGCGCGACCCAAAGGGTCTCTACGCAAAGGCCCTGCGCGGCGAGATAAAGGGTCTCACCGGTTATGATGGCGTTTACGAAGAACCCGAGAACCCGGAGGTAAAGGTGGACAGCTCGAAGATGACGCCTGAGGAAGAAGTTGAACTCGTTATTCAGAAGGCCAGAGAACTCGGGTACCTGCCGTGA
- a CDS encoding sulfite exporter TauE/SafE family protein: MEELIIFVGLGLLVGFLVGLTGVGGGALMTPSLIFFGVEPLIAVGTDLLYATVTRIFGVFFHHRRGKIRYDVSLRLFAGSLPAIALGGLILREINKEVLNDYLTLLLGLILVISAVLSLLKGELHVPIKPRWAYVYLLGFIVGLTVQFTSVGAGVIVSFTLMNVARLDPKEVVGVTIVYGLALSTFSFLNYAFLRTVDYHLTAALILGTLPGVYFGTHVNTMAEREKLKRAINIIILLIGVFTLLNR; the protein is encoded by the coding sequence ATGGAGGAGCTGATAATCTTCGTCGGTCTGGGCCTCCTCGTGGGCTTCCTCGTCGGGTTAACCGGCGTAGGTGGGGGAGCCCTCATGACCCCCTCTCTTATCTTCTTTGGCGTCGAGCCACTGATAGCAGTCGGAACCGACCTGCTCTACGCCACCGTAACGCGGATTTTTGGTGTCTTCTTCCACCACAGGAGGGGCAAGATAAGGTATGACGTATCACTGAGGCTTTTCGCGGGAAGTCTGCCAGCGATAGCCCTTGGTGGACTAATACTCAGGGAGATAAACAAGGAGGTTCTCAACGACTATCTCACACTCCTCCTCGGCCTTATTCTGGTCATCAGTGCGGTTCTGAGCCTTCTCAAGGGTGAGCTCCACGTTCCGATAAAGCCGAGGTGGGCTTACGTTTATCTCCTCGGCTTCATCGTTGGACTTACCGTGCAGTTTACCTCCGTCGGAGCTGGCGTCATAGTGAGCTTCACGCTGATGAATGTGGCGAGGCTCGACCCGAAAGAAGTTGTCGGCGTCACGATAGTCTACGGGTTAGCCCTCTCGACCTTCAGCTTCCTCAACTATGCCTTCCTGAGAACCGTGGATTACCACCTCACGGCTGCGCTGATCCTCGGTACTCTGCCCGGCGTTTATTTTGGAACTCACGTGAACACGATGGCAGAGAGGGAGAAGCTTAAAAGGGCGATAAACATCATAATCCTGCTGATAGGCGTCTTCACCCTCCTCAACAGGTGA
- a CDS encoding glycosyltransferase family 4 protein: MNEFNDKNLLIIANGFPAGTLSIHTFVKGNVDALKEHFNEIYVISPYPRWYRRELRDYSYDNVRVYYPRFFHVPIELFRRRLGDNFFKAAVKVIKREKIEFDLIHAHFTWPAGYAGAKLKGRHGVPLLITTHGLHVTRLENLKKRHALNTWNSADAIVNVSRKCVELLMTLGVPSSKLYYIPNGVDLKKFYPVDPFIARENLGISTRKRVIVSVGNLVEKKGYTYLIQAAKIIQKIRNDFVIYIVGGGPLYSRLQKEVQNLKLQEHVVLVGPKPHEEVPLWMNAADVFVLPSLVENFGVVNIEAMACGKPVISTYNGGSEEIIISEDYGFLCPPRDPECLAGKILMALEKEWDREKIRRYAEQFTWDSVVKQILNVYDEILR; the protein is encoded by the coding sequence ATGAATGAGTTTAATGATAAAAATCTGCTAATAATTGCCAACGGGTTCCCTGCCGGGACGCTTTCAATCCATACTTTTGTGAAAGGGAACGTTGATGCCCTAAAAGAACATTTTAACGAAATATATGTAATCTCCCCATACCCCCGCTGGTACAGAAGAGAGCTCCGGGATTATTCTTATGATAATGTTAGAGTGTATTATCCCAGATTTTTTCATGTCCCCATAGAGCTTTTTAGAAGGAGACTTGGAGACAACTTCTTTAAAGCTGCTGTGAAAGTCATCAAACGTGAGAAGATTGAATTTGATCTAATCCATGCTCATTTCACATGGCCGGCAGGGTATGCTGGAGCCAAATTGAAGGGGAGACATGGAGTTCCTCTTTTGATCACAACACATGGTCTTCACGTGACTCGGTTGGAGAATCTAAAAAAAAGACATGCTCTGAACACATGGAATTCCGCTGATGCCATAGTTAATGTATCGCGCAAGTGTGTGGAACTTTTAATGACTTTAGGTGTACCATCTTCTAAGTTGTACTATATTCCAAATGGGGTTGATCTTAAGAAATTTTATCCAGTTGACCCATTCATCGCAAGGGAGAATCTTGGAATATCCACTCGCAAGAGAGTCATTGTAAGCGTCGGAAATCTTGTGGAAAAAAAAGGATATACTTACCTGATACAAGCTGCTAAAATAATCCAGAAAATAAGAAATGATTTTGTAATTTATATTGTTGGAGGGGGACCTCTATATAGTCGTCTCCAGAAGGAGGTACAAAATCTTAAGCTCCAAGAACATGTGGTTCTTGTGGGTCCCAAACCCCATGAAGAGGTGCCCCTTTGGATGAATGCTGCAGATGTATTTGTTCTTCCAAGTCTGGTAGAAAATTTTGGCGTTGTTAATATTGAAGCTATGGCCTGTGGAAAACCGGTAATCTCAACATACAACGGTGGAAGTGAGGAGATAATAATTTCCGAAGACTATGGATTCCTTTGTCCTCCGAGGGATCCAGAATGTCTGGCGGGGAAGATTTTAATGGCACTTGAAAAGGAGTGGGATAGGGAGAAAATACGTAGATATGCGGAGCAGTTCACATGGGATTCTGTTGTGAAGCAGATTTTGAATGTGTATGATGAAATCCTTAGGTGA
- a CDS encoding nucleotide sugar dehydrogenase, which translates to MENWLKKLERKILDNTTIVGIVGLGYVGLPLAIEFSKKFKVIGYDIAESKIEMLKKGVSYIDDIKNEDINLSNLKPTNNINDLKACDFIIIAVPTPLREDKTPDLSFIKSSAMSIGKILNKGQFIILESTTYPGTTEEILVPILEEYSGLTAIKDFGVAYSPERVDPGNKKYTISNTPKVVGGLTPEFTEIAALLYSSIITQVIKVRDCKTAEAVKMLENIFRHVNIALVNELALIFEKMGIDVWEVIDAAKTKPYGFMAFYPGPGVGGHCIPLDPFYLSYKAKQYGFIPRFIETAGQINDYMPIHTVNLLEEGLRKINMKLWGSKIAVLGLAYKKNISDTRESPAIRIIEELVERGAKVRVHDPYSKTIKTKAGLFSSEDINEVIKWADAVVIVTDHDMFKETLPKLLTENPRKVIIDTRNVVCEKIKKKVRICMKI; encoded by the coding sequence ATGGAGAACTGGCTGAAAAAACTCGAGAGGAAGATATTAGATAACACCACAATTGTAGGTATTGTCGGCTTAGGCTATGTAGGGCTCCCACTGGCTATAGAATTTTCAAAAAAGTTCAAAGTCATCGGGTATGATATAGCAGAAAGCAAAATAGAGATGTTGAAAAAAGGTGTTTCATACATAGATGACATAAAAAATGAAGACATAAATCTTAGCAATCTTAAGCCAACAAATAATATTAACGACCTCAAAGCATGCGACTTTATAATAATCGCCGTCCCCACCCCATTGAGAGAAGATAAAACACCGGATTTAAGCTTCATAAAGTCCTCTGCAATGTCCATTGGAAAAATCCTCAACAAGGGACAATTTATAATTCTCGAAAGCACGACTTACCCAGGAACCACAGAAGAAATCTTGGTTCCAATACTTGAGGAATATAGTGGGTTAACCGCAATAAAGGATTTTGGTGTTGCATACTCTCCCGAGCGCGTGGATCCTGGAAACAAAAAATACACAATTAGCAACACACCCAAAGTCGTTGGCGGATTAACACCAGAGTTCACTGAAATCGCGGCCCTCCTTTACAGCTCCATCATTACCCAGGTCATCAAGGTCCGGGACTGCAAGACAGCCGAGGCTGTGAAAATGCTCGAAAACATATTTAGGCACGTCAACATTGCACTAGTGAATGAACTTGCACTGATATTTGAAAAAATGGGGATTGACGTCTGGGAAGTCATTGACGCTGCAAAGACTAAACCTTATGGGTTCATGGCGTTTTATCCGGGGCCTGGAGTTGGAGGGCACTGTATCCCACTGGATCCATTTTATCTCTCATACAAGGCAAAGCAATATGGATTCATACCCAGATTTATAGAAACTGCAGGGCAGATAAATGACTATATGCCTATCCATACGGTAAACCTGCTTGAAGAGGGACTAAGAAAAATCAACATGAAGCTATGGGGATCAAAAATAGCAGTGCTTGGACTTGCATATAAGAAAAACATAAGTGACACCCGCGAATCTCCAGCAATTAGAATTATCGAAGAACTCGTTGAAAGAGGAGCCAAGGTTAGAGTTCATGACCCCTACTCAAAGACCATTAAAACAAAAGCTGGACTATTCAGTTCGGAGGACATTAATGAGGTCATTAAATGGGCAGATGCTGTAGTTATAGTCACTGACCATGACATGTTCAAGGAAACCCTTCCCAAACTCCTGACGGAGAATCCCAGAAAGGTCATCATCGATACAAGAAACGTTGTATGTGAAAAAATTAAGAAAAAAGTTAGGATTTGCATGAAAATATAA
- a CDS encoding UDP-glucose dehydrogenase family protein, whose protein sequence is MKVSVIGSGYVGLVTGMGFVKLGNEVIFVDVDEKKINMISNSQPPIYEEGLAELMEEFKGKYYATRDYREAILNSDVTFIAVGTPSREDGSIDLTYVKQASREIGKILKEKDSYHVVVVKSTVLPGTTEGVVKPILEEESGKKAFQDFGLAMNPEFLREGVALEDFLNPDRIVIGVIDKQTRKVLEELYALISAPKLFTDIKTAEMIKYASNAFLATKISFANEIGNVCKKLGIDSWKVFEGVGLDHRISPHFFRTGIGWGGSCFPKDTRALIRKAEDLGEDPIILKAVVEVNERQPLKLIELLKKHIPELRGRTVGVLGLAFKPNTDDVRETRAYVVVKKLLAEGARVIAYDPQAMENFKRAYPDVGERIEYADSATDVLKATDIVLIVTEWSEFEELDYSGKIVIDGRRVRKAEETARVYEGVCW, encoded by the coding sequence ATGAAGGTTTCGGTCATCGGCTCCGGCTACGTGGGCCTTGTCACTGGAATGGGGTTTGTCAAGCTTGGCAATGAAGTAATCTTCGTGGACGTTGACGAGAAAAAAATCAACATGATAAGCAACTCACAACCGCCCATCTACGAGGAAGGCCTCGCGGAACTCATGGAGGAGTTCAAAGGAAAGTACTACGCGACCAGAGATTACCGCGAGGCAATCCTTAACTCCGACGTGACGTTTATAGCCGTCGGAACCCCCTCAAGAGAAGACGGTTCAATCGACTTAACCTACGTTAAACAAGCCTCCAGAGAAATCGGGAAAATCCTGAAGGAGAAGGATTCTTACCACGTTGTCGTCGTCAAGAGCACGGTTTTGCCAGGAACCACAGAGGGAGTCGTCAAGCCAATTCTTGAGGAGGAATCCGGCAAAAAAGCCTTTCAAGACTTTGGTTTGGCAATGAATCCAGAATTCCTGCGTGAGGGCGTTGCCTTGGAGGACTTCCTCAACCCGGACAGGATTGTTATCGGAGTCATAGACAAGCAGACGAGGAAAGTTCTTGAGGAGCTTTACGCGCTAATAAGTGCTCCCAAGCTCTTCACTGACATCAAAACGGCTGAGATGATTAAGTACGCCTCGAACGCTTTTCTGGCTACAAAAATCAGCTTCGCCAACGAGATTGGAAACGTTTGCAAGAAGCTCGGTATCGACTCGTGGAAGGTCTTCGAGGGTGTTGGCCTCGACCACCGGATTAGCCCGCACTTCTTCCGGACTGGAATCGGCTGGGGCGGTTCCTGCTTCCCCAAGGACACGAGGGCGTTGATCAGGAAGGCTGAAGACCTCGGGGAAGACCCGATAATCCTCAAAGCTGTCGTTGAAGTGAACGAGAGGCAACCTCTTAAACTCATTGAACTCCTCAAGAAGCACATTCCCGAGCTGAGGGGAAGAACGGTTGGAGTTTTGGGGTTAGCTTTCAAGCCCAACACTGACGACGTTAGAGAAACAAGGGCTTACGTTGTGGTTAAAAAACTCTTAGCGGAAGGTGCCAGGGTTATTGCCTACGACCCGCAGGCGATGGAGAACTTCAAGAGGGCATATCCCGACGTTGGGGAAAGGATTGAGTACGCTGACTCAGCCACTGATGTTCTTAAAGCCACCGACATTGTCCTGATCGTCACGGAGTGGAGTGAATTCGAGGAACTGGATTACTCAGGTAAGATTGTCATCGACGGCAGGCGCGTGAGGAAGGCGGAGGAGACGGCGAGAGTTTACGAGGGGGTGTGCTGGTGA
- a CDS encoding glycosyltransferase family 4 protein, producing MERKKVFMLLTNPFKPDPRVYKEAKTLIELGFDVTVIAWDREGGYPSHEVIEGIEVYRVPLKSKYASFADFFLKLPLFYLKAFLYVVNNRTGFYAIHANDFDTAPLAFFLSRLLGAKFIYDVHDLYYTRISLLEEREKDTILRKLFRTAEILFAKLSDSVITVSRSVGGEHEGFKEFFVRNGVMPDKIYVVWNTPDLDLFPLLKRQKHKGLIVGYIGTIRSVSNFIPLFEVARRNRILKILFVGAGASRDKLQALISREYPDINVEFVKHVPYQQVAKYYADCDAIYSVFPLTENIRRTFAVKMFEGVVMGIPVIVNKDTLMEDFIHIHRCGVAVDISSNDVEMAIEKSLKIKPPAQLRDKWNWEKNKETIKKAYE from the coding sequence ATGGAAAGAAAAAAGGTCTTTATGCTGCTCACTAACCCCTTCAAGCCGGATCCTCGTGTGTATAAGGAAGCTAAAACTCTTATTGAACTTGGTTTTGATGTGACTGTGATAGCCTGGGATAGGGAAGGGGGGTATCCTTCTCACGAAGTCATCGAAGGAATTGAAGTTTATCGGGTACCACTTAAATCAAAATACGCCTCTTTTGCTGATTTCTTTTTAAAGCTCCCATTGTTTTATCTTAAAGCCTTTTTATACGTCGTTAACAATCGAACCGGATTTTATGCAATTCATGCGAATGATTTTGACACAGCACCTTTGGCTTTCTTTTTATCTCGGCTTCTTGGGGCGAAATTTATCTATGATGTTCATGATCTGTATTATACTCGCATTTCTTTGCTTGAAGAACGGGAAAAGGATACTATTCTGAGAAAACTCTTTCGGACTGCTGAAATTCTGTTTGCTAAATTGTCTGACTCGGTGATAACCGTAAGTAGGTCTGTGGGGGGAGAGCATGAAGGATTCAAAGAATTCTTTGTAAGGAATGGCGTCATGCCGGACAAGATATATGTGGTATGGAACACTCCAGATTTGGACCTTTTCCCCCTGCTAAAACGACAGAAGCATAAAGGACTCATTGTTGGGTATATTGGAACAATACGCAGTGTTTCTAATTTCATTCCTCTGTTTGAGGTTGCTCGAAGAAATAGGATATTAAAGATCCTCTTCGTAGGAGCCGGGGCTTCTAGGGATAAACTTCAAGCGTTAATATCCAGAGAGTACCCAGATATCAATGTAGAATTCGTGAAACACGTTCCTTATCAACAGGTTGCCAAGTATTATGCAGACTGTGATGCTATATACTCGGTCTTTCCTCTTACCGAGAACATAAGAAGGACTTTTGCCGTGAAGATGTTTGAGGGCGTTGTGATGGGAATCCCAGTGATAGTCAATAAAGACACATTGATGGAGGATTTCATTCACATTCATAGGTGTGGGGTGGCGGTAGATATTTCATCCAATGACGTGGAAATGGCAATTGAAAAATCTCTAAAAATCAAACCTCCGGCGCAACTTAGAGACAAATGGAACTGGGAAAAGAACAAAGAGACGATAAAAAAGGCATATGAGTGA
- a CDS encoding flippase, with product MRTLDEVNRALQKIARGTGIVFLGTVVSMALGFFTRALIARSLDRTQYGVFSLTLTILNIGLTLALLGLANGLPRELSRYKKEEPEKVPELVSTAFILVAAGSSLTAAVIVLAAPSLSPIFNETLLPPTLRIAAFSLPFWALSMVLVSVSRGFGRVREKFYYQNIVIPLIFLILTVLAVFMELGLSGIFFAYVFSQIAGFLILMFETFRLRFLPGRLVFRPELAKELFLFSFPLMLTGILGYIMNWTDTLMLGYYLNSDIVGLYNAAAPIARLLPIFLNSAGFLYIPIATAFFARAQLKEMKRIYQIMTRWIFLLTFPLFLFMFVFPEVTITTFFGAKYAGAATALQILAAGFMFHTLLGLNGMSLTVIGETHANLIGNFFAALANVALNILLIPVYGIEGAALATAASFIVANIFRSGWLYRKTGIHPFSRSYVKQLSTGIGMIVILRIANVSASSVWGVLGILVVFCVTYLVLVLMMKSIEPEDIDLLSAVEMKFGVNLNKVKCILERFR from the coding sequence GTGAGAACCTTGGACGAGGTAAACCGAGCACTGCAGAAGATAGCGAGAGGAACTGGAATAGTCTTCCTCGGTACGGTAGTTTCAATGGCACTCGGTTTTTTCACAAGGGCATTAATAGCCAGGTCACTTGACAGGACTCAGTACGGAGTTTTCTCCCTGACGCTGACGATACTGAACATTGGCCTCACTCTCGCCCTTCTCGGCCTTGCTAATGGCCTCCCCCGGGAGCTCTCACGGTACAAGAAAGAAGAGCCTGAAAAAGTCCCTGAGCTCGTGTCGACGGCTTTTATATTGGTTGCTGCAGGTTCATCACTAACAGCGGCCGTCATAGTGCTCGCCGCTCCAAGTCTGTCGCCGATTTTTAACGAAACACTCCTCCCACCAACGCTCAGAATAGCTGCGTTTTCGCTGCCATTCTGGGCGCTCTCCATGGTGCTTGTCTCGGTATCCAGGGGATTTGGACGCGTGAGGGAGAAGTTCTATTACCAGAACATTGTTATCCCCCTAATCTTCCTGATCCTTACCGTGCTAGCCGTCTTTATGGAACTGGGGCTGTCGGGGATCTTTTTTGCCTACGTTTTCTCCCAGATTGCGGGTTTTCTGATCCTCATGTTTGAAACGTTCAGGCTCAGGTTCCTCCCGGGGAGACTTGTGTTCAGACCTGAACTTGCGAAGGAGCTTTTTCTGTTTTCGTTTCCCCTCATGCTAACAGGGATTTTGGGCTACATCATGAACTGGACGGACACCCTAATGCTGGGCTACTACCTCAATTCAGATATCGTCGGCCTTTACAATGCAGCTGCACCGATAGCCAGGCTGCTTCCAATATTTCTCAATTCTGCTGGTTTTCTTTATATTCCAATAGCCACGGCGTTTTTTGCTCGCGCTCAGCTCAAGGAGATGAAGCGAATATATCAAATAATGACCAGATGGATATTTCTACTTACCTTTCCCCTCTTTCTCTTCATGTTTGTGTTTCCTGAAGTCACGATAACAACGTTCTTCGGTGCCAAGTACGCGGGGGCCGCAACGGCACTTCAGATTCTAGCTGCAGGTTTTATGTTCCACACCCTCCTTGGCCTCAATGGAATGAGCCTAACTGTGATTGGAGAAACCCATGCCAACCTTATCGGCAACTTCTTTGCTGCGCTTGCCAATGTAGCTCTCAACATCCTCCTTATCCCGGTCTATGGAATAGAAGGAGCTGCCCTTGCCACTGCGGCTTCGTTTATCGTTGCCAACATCTTCCGCTCAGGATGGCTCTATAGGAAAACGGGGATACACCCGTTCAGCAGGAGTTATGTTAAGCAACTTTCCACTGGGATTGGCATGATTGTAATACTCAGAATCGCCAATGTATCGGCATCTAGCGTCTGGGGAGTATTGGGAATTCTTGTGGTGTTCTGTGTAACCTACTTGGTGTTGGTGCTCATGATGAAAAGTATCGAGCCTGAAGATATTGATCTCCTCTCCGCGGTCGAGATGAAGTTTGGGGTGAATTTGAACAAGGTAAAATGCATATTAGAGAGGTTCCGTTAG